DNA from Bacteroidales bacterium:
AACATCGTATTGCGCCGAGATATGTTCGGTTACAGTTCCCGGTTTGATCCTGGCCGGCCAACGTGCAATAAACGGCATGCGTATCCCGCCCTCGTACACGTCGGTTTTTAAGCCTCTTAGCCCATCCGTACTGTTGAAGTAACCGGCATTGACACCACCGTTGAAGGTAGTCCCATTGTCGCTTGAAAACATCACAATAGTGTTTTCATCCAGCCCCAGTTCTTCCAGTTTTTCCAGGATCATCCCTACTTTACTGTCCATCCGTGTAATCATGGCCGCATAAGTGGACAATGGCCTGCGATTGGGGCAATAACCCTTATCACCAAGGTAAGGTGTTTCGTCGAACATACCGTCGTATCCGGCAAGACTTTCGTCAGGAACCTTGCTATCTCCAGAACATGCATATTTAAAAGCTAAAGATATATCATATCAAACAGGGTATTAGTGATATCTATTTTATGGCTTACAAGTATTGAGATGCATGCCTACAAGAACACGCCAATTTATTTAATCCGGAAATAGAAAAATATTTGGGAGAAGAGCGGATTTATTTGAAACATAAGTGAATTCATCTCAAAAAAATTGAAAATAAGCCGTAATTTTATAAATTTACGGCTTATTTTAATGCTAAACTCATGAAAGAACAAAAACGACTGTTTGAAATTGTGAAATCAAAGATATCCGGCCAATACAGGTTAGCGGATATTATTGAAGATTTGTTGGGGGTGAGTAGTGATTCTGCATATAGACGGATTAGGGGTGAG
Protein-coding regions in this window:
- a CDS encoding sulfatase-like hydrolase/transferase, which produces MFDETPYLGDKGYCPNRRPLSTYAAMITRMDSKVGMILEKLEELGLDENTIVMFSSDNGTTFNGGVNAGYFNSTDGLRGLKTDVYEGGIRMPFIARWPARIKPGTVTEHISAQYDVYATFKEIAGESTPYYTDGIYTPG